DNA sequence from the Sinomonas terrae genome:
ACGTTGCCGGAACTCGTTGGCCGTGTAGGCCGGGAGATCGGCCCGGTCTACGAGCGCTGCAGGGAGCGCGTGGATAGCTGCGAGTGCGGCGCCGATGTCCTTCACGAGCCGCGGGCCCCCGGCCGCCAGCTCGCCGAGTTCGCGTACGGTCCCCGCAAGGTGGGTGTAGACGCACGTCATGAGTTCGCCCATCCGGACTGTTCCCGCCACGGCTGGCATCTGGAACGGCAGTTCTGCCCGCACGGCGGGACCGAAGGCCCGCAGGACGAGCATCTCGGTCTCGAGGCGGGCGCTCGCTTCGGTGCCCCGGGGGGAACGGACACGCCAACGTCGGCGGTCGGCGCCCTGGATGAGAGCCGAATCGAAGTCCGTTGCGTCATCGGGTGACGCGCCGACCGCCACGGGCTCGAGGCCGGGTACAGCAGCGGTCGCGAGGGCAGCCAGCTCCATGGGGGTACGTCTCACCCTGTTTACGGTAGCCCGCGGAAGGGGTCGGATCACGGCCCCTTGCGGCGTGTCCCGCGACGGGTTCGTCCACATGCGGCCATCCTCGGCATGCGACTGTCGGTGAGGCTCAGTACGGTAGGACTATGACCTCCGGCTCTGCCTCCTTCAATTCGAGCTCGAACACCAACCCGGGCTCCGCGTCTTCCGTGGATTCCACGCCGCGCCGACTCTACGGCAGGGGCGGGGTGAATGGGGAGGGCCCTCTCGCCGGAGCGCTCTCTCCGATGCTTCTGCCAGTTGTGCCCGCTGCCCTCGACCGCCGGAGCGAAGACCGGGCCAATTCGGCTTTCCTCGCTTCGGTCGTTCGAGAGCGGGGGACAGTCGCCTTGTTGCTCGCTCAGCACCGGGCGGCGATGGAGGGGGAGCGGCTGCTTCTCCTGCCCGCAGCTGAGCTACCTCAGGAATGGCTCGAGGGACTTGTCGTGTATCTCGGGCGCGTGCCCGAGGACGCGCGGTTGGCTGAGGATGGGGGGACGGCGCTCCAAGCCGGTTCCGACATCGTCCTCGTCGTCCTCCCAGAGCCCGTCGAACCGATTGCTGGCGTTATGTCCGAACCGGCAACTGCGGGTGCGGGGATGCTCCCACAGGATGCGCAATGGCTGGGCTTCCGGGAGGTCGGCGCCGCTATGCATCCCTTCGAGGCCGGTCTTCTGCTCGAGGCCAACGCAATCGCCAACTGGCACAGGACTCACCCGCGGTGTCCACGCTGCGGAGCACCGACCGACATTGTTTCGAGCGGCTGGGTGCGGGTCTGCAGCCAAGACGGCTCCGAGCACTTCCCGCGCACCGACCCAGCCATCATCGTCACTGTCGTCGGCCCCGACGGCCGGGTTCTGCTCGGCCGTGGAGCGCGGATGCACTCCACAATGTTCTCGACGCTCGCGGGGTTCGTCGAACCGGG
Encoded proteins:
- the nudC gene encoding NAD(+) diphosphatase; this encodes MTSGSASFNSSSNTNPGSASSVDSTPRRLYGRGGVNGEGPLAGALSPMLLPVVPAALDRRSEDRANSAFLASVVRERGTVALLLAQHRAAMEGERLLLLPAAELPQEWLEGLVVYLGRVPEDARLAEDGGTALQAGSDIVLVVLPEPVEPIAGVMSEPATAGAGMLPQDAQWLGFREVGAAMHPFEAGLLLEANAIANWHRTHPRCPRCGAPTDIVSSGWVRVCSQDGSEHFPRTDPAIIVTVVGPDGRVLLGRGARMHSTMFSTLAGFVEPGESLEQAVIREIGEEVGVRVSACQYLGSQPWPFPASLMLGFTARTEDTVARPDGEEVVRARWFEREELQDAVASGEVTLPTRASISRALIEHWYGGPIEDRAPEQARA